ACTTTATCTCTGTGAGCCTTATGGAGCCAAGAACAGCTCCTACCTCTTTGGCTATTTAGGGGAGAAGTGTATGTGTTAATGCCGATGAGGTACATGGCAGTAGGTGTTCAATGAACAGTAGTTGTTCTCTTTAATCTGTAGGATGAAGTGGATGGATGAGATGTTCCCTAAGCACCTTCTCTGCTTTTACATTCTCTAGTCTAAAGCTCCCAAATCTTTTCCtttgggaaggagggaagggacagAGTCTTTGGGAACCTCTTTCCCCATCCCTTCCTCAGCACAGCCAAGACTTACCCCATGGAGCTGTGAATAGGAAATTAATCCTTCATGGCCTCCTGGAGCGTGGTGCTGAGTTCAGCAGTATCTGCAGAAGGACAGACCAGCATTAGACTCTCAGGTTATTCTGGTTGGCCCTGGAGCCCTGCACAGGACTTTGCCCACCTGTCTGTCTACCCGTGTCTTGGATCCCgtctttctatctttctctttctccttccctgcaAGTCAGTGTTCCCCTCAATCACCCTGAGTGCTCCTGCATCTTTATATTTTATGCCATTTTGTCCATTGGGTTCTCCTGGATGCCTCTGCCATGTTTATCCTCATTTATACAACCGTCTGTGTGTCATTCTGGGTGCATGCTTGTAGTGtctatgtgcatgtatgtttcaGTATGTCCATGTTGATACACGAATTTATGTGTGCACCAGGCTTTGTGGGGTGTATGTTAGTGTTTGATAATGGGTATCCATTCCAACTTATGtctacacatgcacatgtgtgtgtgtgcctgacaGGGTGTGCCACTGTTTCTCAATGTTTGCCAACTTTTGCGTGTGTCTCTGCATAcagcatgtgtgcacacatgatTTAGGGGTGTCTACGATGTGCATTTCTGTGTGAAACAAGATGTATGCTGCATATTCATATTTGTGTGTACGCATTCACAACTGGGTGACTACATGTAAGTATGTGGATGTTTTCATGTGTGCATTCAGGTGTCTGTGCAGGCTTGTGGGCCATGTTGCATACATGTGAACAGCTGATATTTTTCTGTGCTCGTCTGTGTTTGGATTAAAACAGTCCTAGCCCAGCTCCATTTATCTGCTTGAAAAAAACCCCAGAACTGCAGGAAGCTTTTTATGAGCATAATCTTAATTAAACTCCTCATCGCAAGACTGTGAGGTTGGctttatcatctccattttgcaaatgagttAGGCAAGGACCCAAAAGTTGGTCGTAAGTGACTTGGTTCTGCATTCCACAGCTAATGAGGGTAGAGTCTTAGTATGGTCTTGGGTTAccgtaaattttttttttttttagttggagttttgttcttttgctcttgttgcccaggttcagtgcagtggcgcgaccttggctcactgcaacctctgcctcctgggttcaagtgattctccagccccagcctcccgagtagctgggattaccgccaccacgcacagctaatttttgtgtttttagtagacacggggtttcaccatgtttgtcaggctggtttcacactcctgacctcaggtgatccgcccacctcggcctcccaaagtgctgggattacaggcgtgagctaccacgcctggctgtgaATGTAAATTTCGTGCTGTTAACCACCACTTTGAACTGCCAGGTCCCgcttgtttttctttatgaaacATTAGAAAAACTGCTTgtaatcttttgtgtttcttcaaATACTTCTGTGTAAACATGTAGCAAAAGAtttcaaaatgttagaaaaaaaagtcttttaataGGAGGGAGACTTGACCTTCTATAGTGTTTGCACTCTTTGGAACCTTAACCAAAGACCTAGCTGGCCAGTATACCCCTCAGGCCATTGGCAATGAAGCAGTAGAGGTTGTGGTCAGAGAATGAAATGTCTGTGTTTGACATTTCAGAGTGATGACAAGGATTGGGGGTGGCTGTGGGAATGTTGGCTGAAATAGAGTGAAGAAGGTCAAAGAAGAGAAGATAGTCAAGATTCTTTTCTTCTGAGTGTTTGGATAACTCACATCCATGGCCATGAAGTTCCTCCCTACCAGGAAAATGGCAGGACTTAGAGTTCAGTGATGGGAAAGAAGTTGGATAGATGACAGGAtgaacagctttttttttcttttgagcggagtcttgctctgtcacccaggttggaatgcaatagtgcaatcttggcccactgcaacctccacttcttcgGTTAAACCAAGTGACAAATGTCTCAGTAATGGATATAATAATTACCTGAATTTGATTGTTATACATTGCACACATGTatgaaaacatcacactgtaccccacaaatatgtacgattattatgtgtcaatttaaacaatttaataaCTGATTAATTAGGGTTATCTTTAattaaataatgaagaaagagTTTTCCTTGTTGTCTATCAAGACTTTCTAAAACAACATGGTctgccagctgcggtggctcacgcctgtaattccagcactttgggaggctgagggggatggatcacttgaggctgtgagttcgagaccagcctggccaacatggtgaaaccacatctctagaaaaatacaaaaattagctggacatggtggtatgcgcctgtagtcctaactacttgggaggctgaggcatgagaattgcttgaacccgggaggcagaagttgtagtgaaatgagatcacgccactacactccagcctgggtgacagagtgagaatctgtctcaaaaataaaataaaataaaatataaaataaaataaaataaaataaagtttcccTATTTGATAGATGGTGAAACAAGTCccagaggttaagtgacttgcccagtgAAGAAAAGACAGAGCTGCTACTTGTACCCAGATCGTCTGGATCCTAAAATCAATAGCCTAAAAAGAGAATAATCTGCCTCTTCACACCCCACCAAGAAATTCTGTTCAGTTCTGTTGagctgagagagaagaagaggcAGACTGGAAATATGAAGAAAGGGGAATGGCCCCAGAGGATTTCCAAGTGTGAATTCAATTTACCCTTATTCAGATGGGAGATTATAGGTTATATAACCACCCCCCATATAAAGCAATCTCTTCCCCGATGACATTCAAACCTGGAAAACTTGAATCCCAGGGTGTTCAGATTTTGGTATAAGCTGATCTCCCAGGACCTATTTAGGCAGGATCTGGTGCCCAGGACAGAACCTGTTGACCTGGCACCATGGAGCTGGGAGGGGCTGTCACCATCTTTCTGGCACTCTGCTTGTCTTGCCTGCTCGTCCTCATTGCCcggaaatgaatgaataaggcaGGAAAGCTGCCCCAGGTCCTACACCAATTCCTTTCCTGGGGAACCTGCTGCAAGTTCGAACTGACGCTACGTTTTAGTCTTTCATGAAGGTGAGTGTGTCTGTCTCCTCTAACAGGGCTTAGAGGAACTAATCCTGTAGCCAGATTCACATAGAACCTTATGCCTTCTAAAGATAGACTCTCAGAAGCACAGACTTTGCAAATCTTAGAATTCTGAAATTCCAGAATCCTGAAATGTTGGAAACACACATTCTCAGTGCATTGAAATAAGACTTTCATGATCTCAGGACTTTGGAATCACagtacattatattttttaaacacaggaTTCTTTGACTCAGGTTGTCTTAGCGCTTTGAGACTTGGTATCATGACGTCTTCAGATTCTAGAAATTTAACATTTCAGAGAGAGAAGTATGAATCTTGGAATTTATCAAATCCAGGTccattattttatagataagaacagTAAGTCTTGTGGGGAGGGATGAGCTTTTGCCTAGGATGACAGAAGCCAAGACTTCCGTGCCTGTTTCCCAGTAGTCCTTCCAAGCCCAGATTTACCTTGATTCCTTAGTACCATGTTTATATCCCCCGGAAATCACCATCCTCTAAAATCCTATTGGCCTATATGTGGTACTCCAATCAGCCCCTCCTCTTGTGTTTTCCTTCACTCCAAGCTCAGGGAGAAATACGGCTCTTTGTTCACTGTGTACATGGGTCTCTGGCCTGTGGTGGTTTTATGTGGACATGAAGCAGTGAAGGAAGCCTTGATCGACCAAACGGATGAGTTCAATGGCCATGGAGAATGGACTTCAATAGAGCAAAACTTCCAAGGTCATGGTAggtagcaacaacaacaaaaacaataaaaccagaaatgactGCAATGTACTCCCTCTATGCCAGGTTCTTTGGTAAGTAAGTACTCTACATGACTACTGCATTGACTCCCTTAGGAGAGCTGTAACATTATACTAATGTTGTCAATGAAAAGCTAAgacaggccaggggtggtggctcacgcctgtaatcccagcactttgggaggttgaggcgggcagatcacctgaggtcaggagttcgagaccagcctggccaacatggtgaaaccccatttctactaaaaattaaaaaaaattagctgggcatggtggtgcacgcctgtaatcccaggtgctcaggaggctgaggcaggagaatcgcttgaaccctggaggcagaggttatagtgagctgagatcgcaccattgtactccagcttgggcaacaagagtgaaactctgtcaaaaaaagaaaagaaaagaaaagaaaagaaaaagctaagaTAAAGGTTAGATAATGTCACACAGTAAGTGGtatgatcattttattttgagcctatgccATCTGACTCTAAACtgttttttgtgttattttctgctcttatttttaatggattagtgatatatacatatatatatatatatatatatatatatatattttttttttttttttttttttttttttgagacagagcttcactcttgttacctaggctagagtgcagtggcatgatctcggctcaccacaacctctgcctcctgggttcaagcgattctcgtgcctcagcctcacgagtagctgggattacaggcatgcaccaccacactgggataatttgtattttaagtcgagatggggtttctccatgttggtcaggctggtctcgaacttccaacctcaggtgatctgcccgcctcagcctcccaaaatgctgggattacaggtgtgagccaccaagcccggggGATTAGTGATATTCTTTATGCACCCATAGCCAGCCCTCATAGCCCTCATAGCCAACCTTATTTCTCATCTTCCTATACTTATACACATACCTAACCCATAGGTCTCTGCCTCCTTCACTTAGGTAGATCTCTTTCTCTCATGCATCCATCTCTAACTGCCCACATCCTTCAATTCCAAGCAGGCTCACCACATGCTggttgtctgtctgtctatctatctatctatctatctatctatctatctatctatctatctatctttctattaccttttcttcctctgtgcATTGATCCATATTCATCAGAAATTCCATTCATTATTCTTTCTATAAAAATCTTTCACTCTATTATCTATGTATTGGTCAATTAACtttctatttattcatctatttatcatTCCATCCATTCATTAATGCTTTCATCATTCATACATCTATCAATCTCTCTATTCACTCTCCAACCATCATTCactcagttatttttttattcatccaATTCCACCTCTCCTTCCTGTGAAAAACACTGTTTGATCTCCCCTATCACTCCTGCACTGATTCCCTTTTCCTCCACCTCagtctgaacttttttttttttttcccgaggaTCCTGCAGAGAGGGAACCTTACTCTCTTGATTGAGCCTTGAAGGTTGAGGATGGCTTCCTGGACAGCACAGTCTAGAGCTTTCATAATCTGTCCCCATCACTGTGTAGCACCGAGTTGAACACagcaaggggagggaggcagaagcCTGAGACTGAGATCTTGGCAGGTGTAGCTCTGGCCAATGGAGAACGATGGAGGATTCTCCGACGCCTCTCCCTGACCATCTTTTGGGACTTCAGGATGGGAAAGAGGAGCATTGAGGAGCGAATTCAGGAGGAGGCCAGCTACCTACTGGAGGAGTTCCGGAAGACCAAGGGTATGGGGGCCACAAGGGGGAGAGCCACTAGGTGACTGGGTGGTTATGGAGCTCTCAGTCAAGAGAAGATGGGCTTTCGTGGGGGAAGCTCTGGAAtggaagaagagggaaaatatTAAGAATCCACTGAGATTTCTTCCGTATTAAGAGTTTacatgagctgggcatggtggcacaggcctgtagtgtCAGccacttgtggggctgaggccggaggttgcttgagtccaggagttcaaggttgcagtgagctatgatcgtgccactgcacttcagtatgggagacacagtgagactctgtctcttaaaacaacaacaacaacaaaacagttaACATGGAAGACCCTTAGGGACCACTCATCTAGAAACTGTAATCAGTGGATCTCAGGGGGTCTGTGAGCTCTTGATATCCTATGCAGATTTTGGTGACATGTGACTTTGTGACTTTTCCTGAAGACAGGCTCAAATTTCATTACATTTGTCTATCTGTATTGTggtaaaaaaatacataacataaaatttaccatattCAGCATTTTAAGTGTCCAGTTCAGTACTGTTAAGTATATTCATGTtgtgaaaaaaatcttttgaacttttttatcttgcaaatctgaaactctatactcattTCGTTGTGATTTTAAAAGAGTTCAGTCCCACCAAAAAATAAGGTCTAGAAACACTGGGGTTTATAGAGAAAAGACACAGaggctgaaaaaaacaaaaacaaaaacaaaaacaaaaaaaccagagaaAAATAGATAAGAGGTAGAAATAGAGACACATTTTCTCTACATCCGAGGCTCCTTGCCTGGTCTACATGAGTGATTCACAGGTCTATATAAACGTTTCAAATGCCCATGTACCCCAGACATTATTCATAAAATTGTGTATTTGTGAATATGTGCATTATTCTAGAGAAATTCTTCCCAGATCGACTGATCTTGTTTTACAGAAGGTGTAGGTGATGGCAAGggaaggattttgttttgttttgttttgagacagagtcttgctctcgttgcccaggctggagtgcagtggcatgatctcagctcactgcaacctccacctcccagcttcatgcgattctcctgcctcagcctcctgagtagctgggattacaggcacctgccaccacgcctggctaattgttgtatttttagtagagatggggtttcgcca
The sequence above is drawn from the Macaca thibetana thibetana isolate TM-01 chromosome 19, ASM2454274v1, whole genome shotgun sequence genome and encodes:
- the LOC126942094 gene encoding cytochrome P450 2G1-like; translation: MFISPGNHHPLKSYWPICGTPISPSSCVFLHSKLREKYGSLFTVYMGLWPVVVLCGHEAVKEALIDQTDEFNGHGEWTSIEQNFQGHGVALANGERWRILRRLSLTIFWDFRMGKRSIEERIQEEASYLLEEFRKTKGAPIDPTFLLSCSVSNVISSVVFGSRFDYEDKQFLNLLRLINESFTEMSTPWARCPRSHLSVLAPTPVN